In Garra rufa chromosome 14, GarRuf1.0, whole genome shotgun sequence, the genomic stretch acaggcagtaagaaagaagctagtttacgaaagtgatgttttttaacatataaacatacaaatgtaaaaaaaataagcttaacgctaaaaccaaatgCCTatctagacaaccgctgtaaataaatcttttttgaaacgccattttttttaaacttgcatCATTACTAGCGCtcgcttcgtccgccattatttgaagcgctctgccgaaaggaattatgggataggtaggacgggaaaggatccaccagacccatccttccaattcggggaaaaggaggacgtatttgtgggccgcatttgaaggatcctacgaatttggacagccttcgtcgcggtgctgtgacgtaacatccttcaaatgagtcctccgaaggatgtagaccctgaatttggacacagccatagttttctatgagcatacgcacaccggcggcgccattcggcgtctgtccgcggcgcccagctacgactcaggaagctgttcaaatttctgccgcgccacagagcgccatctgcatagttttatattaaataacatcatatttgtctcaaatcgtcctattagattaaaaaaacaagataccactgctgcaaaatactacgtacattaggtttacagcttgaaaaaaatgtaaacctatataattaattcatattttattttctcgagacatttttacataggctacgcaaaatctaaagtcctatgtaacatttgcctgtcattattatattcactgtctttgactgccaTCTATTGGATTTACAAGGTCACTCACAACCGTCATTCAGGTCATTTAAATAACGGTGTAGCGGAGCGCGATGGACGACGAAAAACTGATCAAGGAAGTAGGGAAATAGAAATAGCCAGAATTATTTGCAACAAATCATAGATTCAACATAAGGAATTCATCAGCTTGGAGGAAGATTACCGATGTCATCGGTTTTTCAGGTAAGAATGTTCAATTTTGTTTACGTACGATCTGAGGTAAAATGTATAGTGAGCAACTGTATGTAATTGTACAGTACAATCATAAAATAATGTACAGTAGGCATTGTCATTTCATGTCCTTAAAAATATCAATACTGTTGACCACAAAatgacaaatattttattttgaatacaaACCCTCATGTTGAATTTAGACTCCAATAAACTGCCTCAACAACAATACGATTATAATTGAAGTTTACAAAGAAATAAGTATACCTTACACAACAAAATAGCATGTAGTTTTTTATTGAGCAAACCAATCATATTACTAGCTACAGCATAGGGAATGTTGAAATTGcttgtaataatacaaaatgctacTAATTGATGAATGGGAATCTAGCCTAAAAATGAGCTGGCGCGTATAGAATGTGCGCGTCCGGTGTGCGATACCTCCAGCTGTCCTCGGCGCGACGCGACGCGACGCTGCGCTGcgcgttcggtgtgcgacccccttcaGAACGttagtcagccaatcagatttaagcaTTCAACGACGTGGTCGCTACTAAAACataactgtcactaccgaaacatgggatggtttgtcaaaaataaagtatactgaattatcaagtATATAGTTAGACGTTATTTCAAACAAATCCAGTTTCCAGAAATCGGTATGAGCAACTTTTTGCCTTTAACatagaaaaattggattcaaaatacaacaaatcttataaatcacacttgaaatgttGTTAAAATTGTTATCGTTTTAgttttacctctgaaaactttacaataaaatatttaaaaaatatatttacaagcaAGATGGAAGCAACATTTTaacaggtcaatataacccttttttttaattatatattaatgtttcggtagtgacaaatttggggagaagaTAAACATTCCAAAATTTTCTGAAAATACATAACATAATAATTAACTACACAATAACAAGAAATGTGTACATTGGAGTTTATACAGTTTGCATACATTGAGACGTTTCTGtagaatgaataaaaaaaatgagaaaactATTTCAAAGTTGGCTATTTTGTATAAATGTGCACTATGATAAATgatttttagaaaaaatattaagaattaaCCCTCAGTGAGGCGTAAGCAGATCGTATAAATTCACAAATTTgctcaaatgtaaaaaaagttgTAAGACGTGTTGAACAATAGGAGTATAAATAGTGAATTACTGCTTTGTGTTCTTAAAATGTCAGATTAATTATTCCTGTACACCTGCAGGAAGCTTTGCCAAAATCTCCACGGCATCGTTGCGACCGATACCGGATAGCAGCTCAGCAAGATGTCCGACTGTCCATTCTGGGTTCTTGGTGACAACACCTTCCAAAACAGCGACGAGGGGGCTTTTGTGGTCCTTCATGGAATAAGCATAATTGATCCAGGCAAAGGAAAAGGAGCACTGGGCGGCAAGGTGACGCGTGTTCTTGGCACCAGAGATATCCGGGTCTAATACCAACACAAGCTCCTCAAGAACATCCAAATTGTTCAGTACTGTTTTCAGAGGCGCATTCTGGACCTCAGGTGCTGtgaatagataaaaaaaaatcaccattttTTCAATTGGAAAAACTGTAAATGAGTGACCAGGGGTTATCTAGGGTCATGAGAAACTAGTTATTTTCTCTGTATACCCACCTAACAGATGCGACCATTCAGTCACGTGATCGTTATTACCGTTCTCTTTGATAATGTTGTATGAGACAGCCTGGTCGTATCTGACAATGCCCTTTTTGGACAGGCTTTCACGACTTGCTCCATTACAGCACTTTTTAAATTCTGGTAAACAAGAGAAATGAATGTTGTTTTGTTAATCCTGTGAGATTCATCTTGATTTATTGTAGCACTCTAGACTTTATGTAGCAATAACAATTATGGAATACTACAAAATAACACATAAATTGCTAAAATAAGTTTCCAGAACTCATCATTCTCATTGCACcgatcaaacaaacaaaaaagaaacagtCCTGTCACAAACTCACGTCATTGGCCTCAATGTTTTGCTGTTAAAATGCCCAAACAAACAGAGCAATGTTTTGACTCACAATGTTTACACAAAGCATATGCTTATGAAAGACCATTTGTGTCATCATGTTAAGCTACAAATTAACCATTTCTTGACTTGTTTGAAAgaataaattaaggaataaatattaatgtaattCAGCAATGAGATTAAAGTCTCTAGTGGCTCATTTTAAACATATGTTGGATCAGCCTCAGTCGGTAATAACAGGAAACCATAATATTTATCAAACCTCCAGGACTTCCTTCATATTTCCTGCCTCCTTTTGTTTTAGTTTGACTGACCTTCATTAAAAGGTTTAGTCCTCCTCTTGATGAAAAGGAAGAGACACACCAAAGTCAGAGTTGATAAAATTCCAAGACATACATAGATCCCTGCAAAGATGCACAAGAAAACAACATTACATCTGCTTTAGATTAACATCAAAGCCAACATATTCTCTCTCATTCTGTGTGTGTATAATATGTACTAAATAGGCTAAATGTTATGCAA encodes the following:
- the igflr1 gene encoding IGF-like family receptor 1 produces the protein MTSEMCLNGKFWNRSSRECEKCETKYGIIKGHEFTENCGWSDEQHQVGEVYKPCRDGTFNEGSQVKCQICRSCQTPQLTASECNTTSDATCCRQGEQAFNGKCIPQPSPTTRITTVTTPTQTTSVAGSTLSPNTQYYFQDPSTSTQNFIPSPQTFVPNPQTFVPNPSPSYNERSSPSHFIGIYVCLGILSTLTLVCLFLFIKRRTKPFNEEFKKCCNGASRESLSKKGIVRYDQAVSYNIIKENGNNDHVTEWSHLLAPEVQNAPLKTVLNNLDVLEELVLVLDPDISGAKNTRHLAAQCSFSFAWINYAYSMKDHKSPLVAVLEGVVTKNPEWTVGHLAELLSGIGRNDAVEILAKLPAGVQE